The Streptomyces sp. WZ-12 genome segment CAGGAAAGGTCTCCGGCGTGAAGGTGTAGTGCCACCACTCGGGCGCGTAATTGACGAATCCGGCCCTTTCCAACCCCGCCTTCAGGAACAACCGGTTCGCCCGCTGCTTTCCCCGAATCCGCGGATCGAGGGTGTGCGCGAGGGTGTCGAAGCAGTCGAAGCCGGTCCCCATGTCCAGCGAATTGTCCGGGAAACGGACCGCCTTCGGGGCGAAGCACGAGGACAGCGGCTCCCCGGGCACATACGGCCGGGTCGGCAGCGCCGGCAGCGGCACCAGCGTCAGATCGACCGTACTGCCCCTGCTGTGCCCGGACTTCTCAGCGATATATCCGTCCCGGAACAGCACCGACTTGTCCACCCGCGGATAGAACTCCGCCTTCATCCGCTGGTCGGAAAGGTCCTTCGCCCACGCCACGAAGCGGTTCACCGCCCGCTGCGGGCGATAGCAGTCATACACCTTCAGGGAATAGCCGCGACGCAGGAAGGAGAGCTGCGCGCGGTGCAGCGCCCGTGCCGCGTCCCGGGTCAGGATGCACATCGGCTCGCGGTATCCCGTCGCCGGCACGCCCAGGAAATCGTGCGGGGTGGCGTACCGGATCTCCTGGATGATCGTGGGGTCGACGTCGCGCAGCGCCACGAACTCCGGCGGCGCCTTGGGGTCATGGGCCAGCGCGCCGGCCCCGGCGCGCCGTGACGACGGCGGTACGCCCCCGCTGCCCGCCTCGGCGCTCGACGGGACGGCGACCACGGTCAACAGGGCGGCGGCAGCGGCGGCCAGGCCGCGCCGCGTAGCAGCAAGTCTCGGCATGCCCCTCCTCTACCAGGCGCGGCGGGCACGAGGGAAGCCATCTGCCCCGCCTTCCCAACGGGCCCGCCCCACCGCCCCGTTACCCGTCCCCCTCCCCGGCCAGCCCCCGCACCCGCACCGGATACCCCACCGGCCCCCCGTCCCGCCGCTCCACGACCACCCTGCCGCCCGCCAGCCGCGTGCTGAACCGCGCCACCTCCGGCCGCCGCCAGCCGTCCCCGCAGTCCGGCACCACCAACCCCGCGCCCGGCCGCCCGGCCACCGGTGCCCACACCTCCAGCTCCGTCCCGCCGTCCGCGCCCGCCACCGGCACCACCGAACCGGCCCGCGCCAGCACCGGAATACGGGACAGCGGCGCCGCCACCCACACCCGGCCCGGCCCGTCGTACGCCCGCCCGGTGGCGGTGTCGTACCACCGGCCGCGCGGCAGCCGCACTACCCGCCGCACCGCCCCCGCCTCCAACACCGGCGCCACCAACAGCGCGTCCCCCAACAGGAACGCGTCCTCACACTCCCGCAACGCCCGGTCCCGCGGCGCGTTCCACCACACCGGGCGCACATACGGCGCCCCCGACAGCCGCGCCAACTGCCCCAGCGTCACGAAGTACGGCAGCAACCGCTCCCGCTCCCGCAGCGCCGCCGCCGCGTGCTCCGCCACCTCCGCCCCGTACTCCCACGGCTCCCGCCGCCCCGCCCACAACGCCGAGTGCGTCCGGAACAGCGGGAGGTACGCGCCCAGTTGGAACCACCGCAGATACAGCTCCGGCGACGGCACCCCCGAGAAACCGCCCACGTCGGGCCCGCTGTACGGCACCCCGCACAACCCCAGCCCCAACACCAGCGCCAACGACGCCCGCAGCCCCGGCCACCCGGTCGCCACGTCCCCCGACCAGGTGCCCCCGTACCGCTGCAACCCCGCCCACCCCGACCGGGAGAACAGGAACGGCCGCTCCCCGGGGCGCAGTTCACACAGCCCCTCGAAGGCGGCCTGGGCCATCGCCAACCCGTAGACGTTGTGCGCCTCCCGGTGGTCACCGCCCCGCCCCTCCAGGTCGTGCCGCGCCGACCGGGGCAGCGTCGCCTCCCCGAACGCCGCGAACGACACCGGCTCGTTCATGTCGTGCCAGAACCCCGCGAACCCCTGCGCCAACCGCTCCGCGTACAGCGCACCCCACCACTTGCGCACCCGCGAGTCGGTGAAGTCCGGATACACCGACTCGCCCGGCCACACCACCCCCCGCACCACCCGCCCCCGCGCGTCCCGCACGAAGGCGTCCACCGCCGCCCCGCCGTCGTACACCGCGTTCCCCGGCTCCGCCTTCACCGCCGGATCCACGATCGACACCAGGCGAACGCCCTGCTCCCGCAACTCCCCGGCCAGCCCCGGAAGATCGGGGAACCGCTCCCGGTCCACGGTGAACACCCGATGGCCGTCGTAGTGGTCGATGTCCAGATGGACCGCAGACAGCGGCAACCCCCGCTCCCGATAGCCGGCCACCACCCGCCGCACCTCGTCCGCCCCGCCGAACCCCCACCGGGCGTGCTGATACCCCAGCGCCCAACGGGGCGGCAGCGCCGGCGCACCCGTCAGCGCCGTCCACCCCTGGAGCACCCGGGCCGGCGTCCCCGCCAACACCCAATAGCGCAACGGCCCGCCGTCCACCCGCACTTCACAGGTGCCCGGCCGGTCATGCCCGGAACCGGCGCCCTCCGCGCCCTCGCGCAGCGTCACCCGGCCGTCCCAGGAGTTGTCGTGGAACACCAGGTGCGTCCCCGCGTCGGCCACCACCAACTGCACCGGCATCGCCAGATACAGCGGATCGTCCTGCGGTCCGAACGCGCCGCCCGGATCGGTGTTCCACAGCCGGTAGACCCCGTCCCGCAGCCGCGGGCCGCCGGCCCGGCCGCCCAGCCCGAAGAACCGCGCATCCGCCGCCACCTCCGACCGCTGCACCCACCGCGACCCGGCCGCCCCCTCGGCCCCGGTTTCCTCGACCACGGCCCCCTCCGCACCGTCCCCGGACGCCTCCGCCCGGTCCCACCAGCGCGGCGGCAACTCCCGCCGCAGCATCGCCCCGCCCGGCGTCCGCACCTCCACCGCACCGAACCGCGACACCACCACCAGCACCCGCTCCGAGACGACCCGCCAGCCGCCCTCCGTGTCCGGCTCCAGCACCGCCCGCGGATCCACCCCCGGACACGCCCCGGCCAGCGCGTACGACGGCTCGGGACAGGCCCCGTCCCACCCGCAGAACACCGCACCGCCCACCGCGACCCGCACCCGCAGCGACGACCGCGCGAAGCGGATCACGCCGCCACCGGGCAGCGGCTCCGCCCCGTGGGCCGTCCCCGGCACCCGCGCCCGCTCCGCACCCCGCCGCGGCAACGCCCGCGCGTCCGCTCTGCTCCGGCGCCACGCCGCACGCACGGCCCGCAGCCCCTGCGCCGGCCCGACCGCCCTGACCATCCGTACCGACCGCACCAGCTCACGCCCGTTCATGCCGGTCAGCCTGCCATCGACCGCTCCGCGCGGGGGAATCGTTCAACTGTCGTTCACCTGACCACGGCCAACCGGCCACACCCCGCCCGCACCACATCCCCGAACGCCCGCCCCACCCCGGGGGCGACCCCGCCAGCGGCGAATGTGACCAGCCCACCCTGGTGCCCGACCCGATCACATGGCATCGTCCCAACAAGCCGATCACGCGCACCACCGGGCGACCCCCACCACGGCGCGCGACCGACGCCCACGACGCGTAACCGCCAGGAGCCGCATCATGACCACCGCACCGCACTCCGCCGCCCAGCCGACACCGGAACCCCTCTGGCAGCCCGGCCCGGACCGGATCGCCGGTGCACAGGTCACCCGCTTCCACGCCTGGGCCGCCACCCACCACGGCGCCCCCGCGCCCACCCCCGGCGACCCCGCGGCCAGTTACGCCGCCCTGCACCGCTGGTCCGTCGACCAACTCCCCACCTTCTGGGGGGCCGTGGCCGAATGGTTCGACGTCCGCTTCGCCACCCCCTACGACACCGTCCTCGCCGACCGCACCATGCCCGGCGCCCGCTGGTTCCCCGGCGCCACCCTCAACTACGCCGAACACGCCCTGCGCGCCGCCGAGGACCCCGCCCGCGCCGACACCCCCGCCCTCCTCCACGTCGACGAGCGCCAGGAGCCCGCCCCCCTCACCTGGGCCGAACTCCGCACCCAGGTCGGCTCGCTGGCCGCCGCCCTCCGCCGCCTCGGCGTCCGCCCCGGCGACCGCGTCAGCGGCTACCTCCCCAACATCCCCGAGGCCGTCGTCGCCCTCCTCGCCACCGCCGCGGTCGGCGCCGTGTGGACCTCCTGCGCCCCCGACTTCGGCGCCCGCAGCGTCCTGGACCGCTTCCAACAGGTCGAGCCCGTCGTCCTGTTCACCGTCGACGGCTACCGCTACGGCGGCAAGGAACACGACCGCCGCGACACCGTCGCCGAACTCCGCGCCGAACTCCCCACCGTGCGCGCCACCGTCCACGTCCCGCTGCTCGGCACCCCCGCCCCCGAAGGCGCCCTGAACTGGTCCGACCTGACCACGGACGACACCCAACCGGTCTTCGAACAGGTCCCCTTCGACCACCCGCTGTGGGTCCTGTACTCCTCCGGCACCACCGGCCTCCCCAAGGCCATCGTCCAGTCCCAGGGCGGCATCCTCCTCGAACACCTCAAGCAGGCCGGCCTGCACTGCGACCTCGGCCCCGACGACCGCTTCTTCTGGTACACCTCCACCGGCTGGATGATGTGGAACTTCCTGGTCGGCGGCCTGCTGGTCGGATCCACGATCGTCCTCTACGACGGCAGCCCCGGCCACCCCGACGTCGCCGCCCAATGGCAGGTCGCCGCCGCCACCCGCGCCACCGTCTTCGGCACCTCCGCCGCCTACGTCATGGCCTGCCGCAAGGCCGGCCTGCACCCGGCCCGCGACCTCGACCTGTCCACCGTCACCTGCGTCGCCACCACCGGCTCCCCGCTCCCGCCCGACGGCTTCCGCTGGCTGCACGACACCTTCGCCGAAGCCGGCACCGACCTGTGGACCGCCTCCGTCAGCGGCGGCACCGACGTGTGCAGTTGCTTCGCCGGCGCCGTCCCCACCCTCCCTGTCCACATCGGCGAACTCCAGGCCGCCTGCCTGGGCACCGACCTCCAGGCATGGGACCCCCAGGGCAAGCCCGTCGTCGACGAGGTCGGCGAACTCGTCGTCACCAACCCCATGCCGTCCATGCCCACCCGCTTCTGGAACGACCCCGACGGCACCCGCTACCACGACAGTTACTTCGACTTGTACCCCGGCGTCTGGCGGCACGGCGACTGGATCACCCTCACCTCCCGGGGCAGCGTCATCATCCACGGCCGCTCCGACTCCACCCTCAACCGCCAGGGCGTCCGGATGGGCTCCGCCGACATCTACGAGGTCGTCGAGCGCCTCCCCGAGATCCGCGAATCCCTCGTCATCGGCCTCGAACTCCCCGACGGCGGCTACTGGATGCCGCTCTTCGTCCACCTCGCCCCCGGCGCCACCCTGGACGACGCCCTGCGCGACCGCATCAAGCGCACCATCCGCGAACAGCTCTCCCCCCGCCACGTCCCCGACGAGATCATCGAGGCCCCCGGCGTCCCGCACACCCTCACCGGCAAGCGCATCGAGGTCCCGATCAAGCGCCTCCTCGCCGGCACCCCCCTCGAAAAGGCCGTCAACCCCGGCTCCGTCGACGACCTCGAACTCCTCCGCTTCTACGAGCGGATCGCCGCCGACCGCGCCACCTGACCGCGCCCCGGCGCCGGCGGCCCCAACGCCCCGGCGCCGGACCGCCGTTGTCAGTCCCCCCGATTACTCTCGGTGACGAGGTCGTGCCGACGACCCACACCGACCGTGCACGCACACCCCGCCGTGCACCCACCAAGGGGGACACCATGACACCCACCACCCGACCCACGCCCCACCCCGCCGACCACCCGCTGCGCCGCGAACTCCCCAGCACCGCAGCCGTCCTGGCCGACGCCCGCGCCTTCGCCGCCATGCGCCGCTACCGCACCTTCCCGTTCGACGACCACCGCGGCTACCTCCGCCAGTTGGAGACCCTGCTGCGCACCCTCGCCGCCCAGGGCGTGCACACCACCCTCTGCCTCTTCGACCCGGCCGCCTACGCCCGCTACTGCGCCGACCACGGCCTCGACCCCGACGACCCCGGCAGCCGCAGCCGCTACACCGCCGCCGTCGCCTGCACCGGCGCCACCGTCCCCTACGACGGCGCCCCGCTCGACCACCTCCTGCCGTTACTCACCGAGGAGGCCGCCCGCCAGGCGTCCTGGGACCGCGCCACCGCCCTCCTGGCCCGCGCCGGCCGCTGCACCACCTGCGGCCAGGACCTCGCCCACGCCGCCTTCACCCGCGCCACCACCGCCCTCCAACACCTCCTGACGGCCCTGGGGGAGGGCACCCACCACCTCGTCTGCACCCTCCCCGACACCACCGGCCCCCTCCGCGCCTACCTCCAGGTGACCACCGCCCCGCCCGGCCGCCCGCCCCAACTCCCCGAATCCGAAACGCTCGTCTTCTGCACCGTCCTCGCCGCCGCCCTGGCCCGCCCCGACACCGGCGCCCTCGTCTGCCGCACCACCCCCGTCACCGACACCCCCACCGGCGACCCCACCGCCCCCGCCACCGTCCGCGGCTGGCGCCTGCGCGACGCCTGGCCCGACCCCATCACCGCCGCCGAGATCTTCGACGCCTACTGCACCGACCCCGAAACCGACGAACCCATCCCGCCCGAGCCCGGCGTCGACCACGCCCCCGGCCTGCCCCTCCCACCCCCACCCGCCCCGCACTGCCACCCCTGACCCGGCCGGGCCCGCACACACGAAACGGCCGCCCCGCCACCCAGGCGGGACGGCCGTCCCACAACACCTCACACGGCGCCGCGCGCCGCCCGGATCACTCCCCGGAGAGCACCGCCTGCGCGGCCGCCCGGGCATCCGCCGCGGTGTCCGCGGCCCGCGCCGCGGCCGCCGCCCGCTCGCACTGCGCCAGCGTGTGCTTGGCCAGCGTCGCCCGCACATACGGAAGCGACGCCGCACCCATCGACAAGCTGGTCACCCCGAGCCCCGTCAACACGCACGCCAACAACGGATCGGAGGCCGCCTCACCGCACACCCCACAGCTCTTGCCCTCGGCCTTCGCCGCCTCGGCCGAGGCCGCCACGAGGTCCAACAGCGCCGGCTGCCACGGGTCCTGAAGCCGCGACACCGCGCCCACCTGACGGTCCGCCGCAAAGGTGTACTGCGCCAGGTCGTTGGTGCCCAGCGACAGGAACTCCACCTCCTGCAGGATCGACCGGGCCCGCAGCGCCGCCGACGGAATCTCCACCATCGCGCCGAACTTCGCCTGGAGCCCGGCCTCCCGGCAGGCATCCGCGAACGCCTTCGCATCGATCCGGTCCGCCACCATCGGCGCCATGACCTCAAGGTAGACCGGCAGCCCCTCGGCGGCCTTCGCCAGCGCCGAAAGCTGCGTCCGCAGCACCTCGGGGTGGTCCAGCAGCGTCCGCAGCCCCCGCACGCCCAGCGCCGGGTTCGGCTCGTCCGCCGGCGTCAGGAAGTTCAGCGGCTTGTCCGCCCCGGCATCCAGCACGCGGACCACCACGCGCCCCTCCGGGAACGCCGCCAGCACCTGCCGGTACGCCTCGACCTGCTTCTCCTCCGACGGCGCCCGCTCGCTGTCATCCAGGAACAGGAACTCCGTGCGGAACAGCCCGACGCCCTCCGCGCCGGCCTCCACCGCCGCCGGCACGTCCGCCGGCCCGCCGACGTTCGCCAACAGCGGCACCTTGTGCCCGTCGGACGTCGCACCCGGACCGGACGACGCCGCCAGCGCCGCCTTCCGCGCCTCGGCGGCCTGCGTCAGCTCGGCCCGCTTCTCCGCACTGGGATCGACGAAGACCTCACCGGTGCTGCCGTCCACCGCGATCACGGTGCCCTCGACGAGCTCACCCGCACCCGGCATCGCCACCACGGCCGGCACCCCCAGCGCCCGCGCGAGAATCGCGCTGTGGCTGGTCGGCCCGCCCTCCTCGGTCACGAAACCGAGCACCAGCGCCGGGTCCAACAGCGCGGTGTCCGCCGGCGCCAGGTCCCGCGCGATCAGCACATACGGCTCGTCGCTGTCCGGCACGCCCGGCATCGGCACGCCCAACAGCCGCGCCACGATGCGGTTGCGCACGTCATCGAGGTCGGCCACCCGCCCCGCCAGGTACTCGCCCGCCCCGGCCAGCAGCGCCCGGTACGCGGCGAACGCGTCGTACACCGCCCGCTCGGCCGTGCTGCCCACGACGATCCGCCGCTCGACATCGGCCATCAGCTCGGGGTCCTGCGCCATCATGGCCTGGGCCTCCAGCACGTGCTGGGCCTCGCCACCGGCCAGGTTGCCCCGCGCGATCAGGTCGGCAGCCACAGCTTCCACGGCCTGACGGGCGCGCCCCTGCTCACGCTCCGCCTCCTCCGCCGGAATCTGCTTGGCCGGCGGCTCCAGCACCGGCGTGCCCATGTGCCGCACCTCGCCGATGGCCACGCCGTGGCTCACCCCGACGCCCCGCAGCGTTGTCTCCATGTCACCCGTCTCCGGTTTTGCGGCGGGCCCGGCCGCCGCGGTGGATGTCGTACCTGCCGCCTCGCAACGGCAC includes the following:
- a CDS encoding M15 family metallopeptidase, which codes for MPRLAATRRGLAAAAAALLTVVAVPSSAEAGSGGVPPSSRRAGAGALAHDPKAPPEFVALRDVDPTIIQEIRYATPHDFLGVPATGYREPMCILTRDAARALHRAQLSFLRRGYSLKVYDCYRPQRAVNRFVAWAKDLSDQRMKAEFYPRVDKSVLFRDGYIAEKSGHSRGSTVDLTLVPLPALPTRPYVPGEPLSSCFAPKAVRFPDNSLDMGTGFDCFDTLAHTLDPRIRGKQRANRLFLKAGLERAGFVNYAPEWWHYTFTPETFPDTYFDFPIARSSLTRHR
- a CDS encoding acetoacetate--CoA ligase; this translates as MTTAPHSAAQPTPEPLWQPGPDRIAGAQVTRFHAWAATHHGAPAPTPGDPAASYAALHRWSVDQLPTFWGAVAEWFDVRFATPYDTVLADRTMPGARWFPGATLNYAEHALRAAEDPARADTPALLHVDERQEPAPLTWAELRTQVGSLAAALRRLGVRPGDRVSGYLPNIPEAVVALLATAAVGAVWTSCAPDFGARSVLDRFQQVEPVVLFTVDGYRYGGKEHDRRDTVAELRAELPTVRATVHVPLLGTPAPEGALNWSDLTTDDTQPVFEQVPFDHPLWVLYSSGTTGLPKAIVQSQGGILLEHLKQAGLHCDLGPDDRFFWYTSTGWMMWNFLVGGLLVGSTIVLYDGSPGHPDVAAQWQVAAATRATVFGTSAAYVMACRKAGLHPARDLDLSTVTCVATTGSPLPPDGFRWLHDTFAEAGTDLWTASVSGGTDVCSCFAGAVPTLPVHIGELQAACLGTDLQAWDPQGKPVVDEVGELVVTNPMPSMPTRFWNDPDGTRYHDSYFDLYPGVWRHGDWITLTSRGSVIIHGRSDSTLNRQGVRMGSADIYEVVERLPEIRESLVIGLELPDGGYWMPLFVHLAPGATLDDALRDRIKRTIREQLSPRHVPDEIIEAPGVPHTLTGKRIEVPIKRLLAGTPLEKAVNPGSVDDLELLRFYERIAADRAT
- a CDS encoding glycoside hydrolase family 31 protein, which gives rise to MNGRELVRSVRMVRAVGPAQGLRAVRAAWRRSRADARALPRRGAERARVPGTAHGAEPLPGGGVIRFARSSLRVRVAVGGAVFCGWDGACPEPSYALAGACPGVDPRAVLEPDTEGGWRVVSERVLVVVSRFGAVEVRTPGGAMLRRELPPRWWDRAEASGDGAEGAVVEETGAEGAAGSRWVQRSEVAADARFFGLGGRAGGPRLRDGVYRLWNTDPGGAFGPQDDPLYLAMPVQLVVADAGTHLVFHDNSWDGRVTLREGAEGAGSGHDRPGTCEVRVDGGPLRYWVLAGTPARVLQGWTALTGAPALPPRWALGYQHARWGFGGADEVRRVVAGYRERGLPLSAVHLDIDHYDGHRVFTVDRERFPDLPGLAGELREQGVRLVSIVDPAVKAEPGNAVYDGGAAVDAFVRDARGRVVRGVVWPGESVYPDFTDSRVRKWWGALYAERLAQGFAGFWHDMNEPVSFAAFGEATLPRSARHDLEGRGGDHREAHNVYGLAMAQAAFEGLCELRPGERPFLFSRSGWAGLQRYGGTWSGDVATGWPGLRASLALVLGLGLCGVPYSGPDVGGFSGVPSPELYLRWFQLGAYLPLFRTHSALWAGRREPWEYGAEVAEHAAAALRERERLLPYFVTLGQLARLSGAPYVRPVWWNAPRDRALRECEDAFLLGDALLVAPVLEAGAVRRVVRLPRGRWYDTATGRAYDGPGRVWVAAPLSRIPVLARAGSVVPVAGADGGTELEVWAPVAGRPGAGLVVPDCGDGWRRPEVARFSTRLAGGRVVVERRDGGPVGYPVRVRGLAGEGDG
- the ptsP gene encoding phosphoenolpyruvate--protein phosphotransferase, which encodes METTLRGVGVSHGVAIGEVRHMGTPVLEPPAKQIPAEEAEREQGRARQAVEAVAADLIARGNLAGGEAQHVLEAQAMMAQDPELMADVERRIVVGSTAERAVYDAFAAYRALLAGAGEYLAGRVADLDDVRNRIVARLLGVPMPGVPDSDEPYVLIARDLAPADTALLDPALVLGFVTEEGGPTSHSAILARALGVPAVVAMPGAGELVEGTVIAVDGSTGEVFVDPSAEKRAELTQAAEARKAALAASSGPGATSDGHKVPLLANVGGPADVPAAVEAGAEGVGLFRTEFLFLDDSERAPSEEKQVEAYRQVLAAFPEGRVVVRVLDAGADKPLNFLTPADEPNPALGVRGLRTLLDHPEVLRTQLSALAKAAEGLPVYLEVMAPMVADRIDAKAFADACREAGLQAKFGAMVEIPSAALRARSILQEVEFLSLGTNDLAQYTFAADRQVGAVSRLQDPWQPALLDLVAASAEAAKAEGKSCGVCGEAASDPLLACVLTGLGVTSLSMGAASLPYVRATLAKHTLAQCERAAAAARAADTAADARAAAQAVLSGE